One window of Trifolium pratense cultivar HEN17-A07 linkage group LG5, ARS_RC_1.1, whole genome shotgun sequence genomic DNA carries:
- the LOC123886289 gene encoding uncharacterized protein LOC123886289 produces the protein MGPQRRLGIYVRYESPSIIKYLEPLISDVFQARFADCHFDETKFPTLGGENKHIENEITWYVPSLLHLDPYNKSWEENVKKIVHLQDLANQLPDSFTDLKRVTKSHVPAINVPARIEISKTNDVASTSKARLKRGRPMGSKDKNPRKRKET, from the coding sequence ATGGGACCTCAAAGGAGATTGGGAATATATGTAAGGTATGAATCACCTTCTATTATTAAATACCTTGAACCTTTAATAAGTGATGTTTTTCAAGCAAGATTTGCTGATtgtcattttgatgaaacaaaatTTCCAACACTAGGGGGAGAAAATAAACacatagaaaatgaaataacatgGTATGTACCATCTTTATTACATTTGGACCCATATAATAAATCATGGgaagaaaatgtaaagaaaaTAGTACACTTACAAGATTTAGCAAACCAACTGCCAGATTCATTTACTGATTTGAAAAGAGTGACAAAGTCACATGTACCAGCTATAAATGTCCCAGCTAGAATTGAgatttcaaaaacaaatgatGTAGCAAGTACATCCAAGGCACGCTTGAAGCGTGGCCGACCTATGGGATCCAAAGACAAAAATCcccgaaaaagaaaagaaacataa